A single Macaca mulatta isolate MMU2019108-1 chromosome 11, T2T-MMU8v2.0, whole genome shotgun sequence DNA region contains:
- the CCDC184 gene encoding coiled-coil domain-containing protein 184 (The RefSeq protein has 1 substitution compared to this genomic sequence) yields MEDGLLEIMTKDGGDMPAPLEVSTVPAVGDVISGEYNGGMKELMEHLKAQLQALFEDVRAMRGALDEQASHIQVLSDDVCANQRAIVSMCQIMTTAPRQGGLGVVSGKGSFPSDPQEPETPSPGIGDSGLLGRDPEDEEDEEEEKEMPSPATPTSHCERPESPCAGLLAGDGPPMEPLDMPDITLLQLEGEASL; encoded by the coding sequence ATGGAGGACGGTCTGCTGGAGATCATGACCAAGGACGGCGGCGACATGCCGGCGCCCCTGGAGGTGTCCACCGTGCCGGCCGTGGGGGACGTGATCTCCGGGGAGTACAACGGCGGCATGAAGGAACTGATGGAGCACCTGAAAGCCCAGCTGCAAGCCCTGTTTGAGGACGTGAGGGCCATGAGGGGGGCCCTGGACGAGCAGGCCTCGCACATCCAGGTGCTCTCGGACGACGTGTGCGCCAACCAGCGAGCCATCGTCTCCATGTGCCAGATTATGACCACTGCGCCCCGCCAGGGCGGCTTGGGCGTGGTCAGCGGCAAGGGGAGCTTCCCGAGCGACCCCCAAGAGCCGGAGACTCCTTCACCTGGAATTGGGGACAGCGGCTTACTGGGTCGCGATCCCGAGgacgaggaggaagaggaagaagagaaggagatgcCCAGCCCCGCCACACCCACCAGTCACTGTGAGCGTCCGGAGAGTCCCTGTGCTGGTCTCCTTGCGGGGGACGGGCCACCTATGGAGCCCCTTGACATGCCCGACATTACCCTGCTGCAACTGGAGGGCGAGGCCTCCCTGTGA